From the genome of Anopheles merus strain MAF chromosome X, AmerM5.1, whole genome shotgun sequence, one region includes:
- the LOC121588286 gene encoding uncharacterized protein LOC121588286 isoform X1, whose product MATGTTANGRLMFTQTSCYLCSEWLDDSDVEIHLRKCRRQQTVCPNRCGAIVAKKDLQLHSNTCPKSYGMESSNETSNEYVTPPNEEQAGEELSVEQVLQALENDISSIQLLQTAQKEKHTDVQSELAHLKNYYDVSHRWTGKVYESIVAMYKMCYQDKMQHSLDISGLREQLKGTNEWRTDMINRIDALEKTLFFLKQDRAAIEQEAAVSCLTEQAAALSMGPDDGQQPSTSKACQPLALSELNSAPYHTLPAGSGDSTSSSSSMEPVVEVKGPIKEILDDIHKYQVKLNYNQKDIMIRLFECEERVVELENTLKKCRRETYHTKQRTEELQTNMLMANNRGTPASENGHVMWRIDNFANRLQQSKELETMMKGPIFTNHPYGYMLQLEASLYGIGTWRGRNLIAGLTILPGPYDELLEWPCRLSATICVRDQAANPAEAVPIYKPIVAKVKGQRDKNQHYVYVPHDQLYSRGYVKKDTLFLEVFVGEEGSGSSEL is encoded by the exons ATGGCAACCGGCACGACCGCTAACGGACGTCTCATGTTCACCCAGACTTCCTGCTATCTCTGCAGCGAGTGGCTGGATGATTCGGACGTCGAG ATCCATTTACGCAAGTGCCGCCGACAGCAAACCGTGTGTCCGAACCGTTGCGGAGCCATCGTCGCCAAGAAAGATCTTCAGCTGCACAGCAACACTTGCCCGAAGAGCTACGGTATGGAGTCGTCGAACGAAACGTCGAACGAGTACGTCACCCCGCCGAACGAGGAGCAGGCCGGGGAGGAGTTATCGGTGGAGCAGGTCCTCCAGGCGTTGGAGAATGACATTAGCTCCATCCAGCTGCTGCAGACGGCGCAGAAGGAAAAGCACACTGACGTGCAGAGCGAGCTGGCCCATCTCAAGAATTACTACGACGTGTCGCATCGCTGGACCGGCAAGGTGTACGAATCCATCGTCGCGATGTACAAGATGTGCTACCAGGACAAGATGCAGCACTCGCTCGATATTTCCGGGTTGCGGGAACAGCTCAAG GGTACGAATGAGTGGCGTACCGATATGATCAACCGGATTGATGCATTGGAGAAGACCCTATTCTTCCTCAAGCAGGACCGGGCAGCGATCGAGCAGGAGGCAGCCGTGTCCTGCCTGACGGAGCAGGCTGCTGCCCTGTCCATGGGGCCGGATGATGGGCAGCAGCCCTCGACATCGAAAGCCTGCCAGCCGCTGGCACTGAGCGAGCTGAACAGCGCACCGTACCACACGCTACCGGCAGGCTCGGGCGACTCcacgtcctcctcctcctcgatgGAACCGGTGGTGGAGGTGAAGGGTCCGATTAAGGAAATACTGGACGACATCCACAAGTACCAGGTGAAGCTGAACTACAACCAGAAGGACATCATGATCCGGCTGTTCGAGTGCGAGGAGCGGGTGGTCGAGCTGGAGAACACGCTGAAGAAGTGCCGCCGCGAAACGTACCACACCAAGCAGCGCACCGAGGAGCTGCAGACGAACATGCTGATGGCGAACAACCGGGGCACGCCGGCCAGCGAGAACGGCCACGTCATGTGGCGCATCGACAACTTCGCCAACCGTTTGCAGCAATCGAAGGAGCTGGAAACGATGATGAAGGGTCCGATCTTTACGAATCACCCCTACGGATACATGCTGCAG CTGGAGGCCAGCCTGTACGGTATCGGGACGTGGCGCGGGCGCAATCTGATCGCCGGCCTGACCATCCTGCCCGGCCCGtacgacgagctgctcgagtgGCCGTGCCGGCTGTCCGCCACCATCTGTGTGCGCGACCAGGCAGCGAACCCGGCCGAGGCCGTACCGATCTACAAACCGATCGTGGCGAAGGTGAAGGGCCAGCGGGACAAGAACCAGCACTACGTGTACGTGCCGCACGACCAGCTGTACTCGCGGGGCTACGTCAAGAAGGATACGCTCTTCCTGGAGGTGTTCGTCGGGGAGGAGGGTAGCGGTTCCAGCGAGCTGTAG
- the LOC121588286 gene encoding uncharacterized protein LOC121588286 isoform X2, translated as MESSNETSNEYVTPPNEEQAGEELSVEQVLQALENDISSIQLLQTAQKEKHTDVQSELAHLKNYYDVSHRWTGKVYESIVAMYKMCYQDKMQHSLDISGLREQLKGTNEWRTDMINRIDALEKTLFFLKQDRAAIEQEAAVSCLTEQAAALSMGPDDGQQPSTSKACQPLALSELNSAPYHTLPAGSGDSTSSSSSMEPVVEVKGPIKEILDDIHKYQVKLNYNQKDIMIRLFECEERVVELENTLKKCRRETYHTKQRTEELQTNMLMANNRGTPASENGHVMWRIDNFANRLQQSKELETMMKGPIFTNHPYGYMLQLEASLYGIGTWRGRNLIAGLTILPGPYDELLEWPCRLSATICVRDQAANPAEAVPIYKPIVAKVKGQRDKNQHYVYVPHDQLYSRGYVKKDTLFLEVFVGEEGSGSSEL; from the exons ATGGAGTCGTCGAACGAAACGTCGAACGAGTACGTCACCCCGCCGAACGAGGAGCAGGCCGGGGAGGAGTTATCGGTGGAGCAGGTCCTCCAGGCGTTGGAGAATGACATTAGCTCCATCCAGCTGCTGCAGACGGCGCAGAAGGAAAAGCACACTGACGTGCAGAGCGAGCTGGCCCATCTCAAGAATTACTACGACGTGTCGCATCGCTGGACCGGCAAGGTGTACGAATCCATCGTCGCGATGTACAAGATGTGCTACCAGGACAAGATGCAGCACTCGCTCGATATTTCCGGGTTGCGGGAACAGCTCAAG GGTACGAATGAGTGGCGTACCGATATGATCAACCGGATTGATGCATTGGAGAAGACCCTATTCTTCCTCAAGCAGGACCGGGCAGCGATCGAGCAGGAGGCAGCCGTGTCCTGCCTGACGGAGCAGGCTGCTGCCCTGTCCATGGGGCCGGATGATGGGCAGCAGCCCTCGACATCGAAAGCCTGCCAGCCGCTGGCACTGAGCGAGCTGAACAGCGCACCGTACCACACGCTACCGGCAGGCTCGGGCGACTCcacgtcctcctcctcctcgatgGAACCGGTGGTGGAGGTGAAGGGTCCGATTAAGGAAATACTGGACGACATCCACAAGTACCAGGTGAAGCTGAACTACAACCAGAAGGACATCATGATCCGGCTGTTCGAGTGCGAGGAGCGGGTGGTCGAGCTGGAGAACACGCTGAAGAAGTGCCGCCGCGAAACGTACCACACCAAGCAGCGCACCGAGGAGCTGCAGACGAACATGCTGATGGCGAACAACCGGGGCACGCCGGCCAGCGAGAACGGCCACGTCATGTGGCGCATCGACAACTTCGCCAACCGTTTGCAGCAATCGAAGGAGCTGGAAACGATGATGAAGGGTCCGATCTTTACGAATCACCCCTACGGATACATGCTGCAG CTGGAGGCCAGCCTGTACGGTATCGGGACGTGGCGCGGGCGCAATCTGATCGCCGGCCTGACCATCCTGCCCGGCCCGtacgacgagctgctcgagtgGCCGTGCCGGCTGTCCGCCACCATCTGTGTGCGCGACCAGGCAGCGAACCCGGCCGAGGCCGTACCGATCTACAAACCGATCGTGGCGAAGGTGAAGGGCCAGCGGGACAAGAACCAGCACTACGTGTACGTGCCGCACGACCAGCTGTACTCGCGGGGCTACGTCAAGAAGGATACGCTCTTCCTGGAGGTGTTCGTCGGGGAGGAGGGTAGCGGTTCCAGCGAGCTGTAG